A genome region from Schlesneria paludicola DSM 18645 includes the following:
- a CDS encoding anti-sigma factor family protein: MMDCRQVKSLLSLWIGQDLPDAATTNGVAKHLEECLECAQRRNELQHSLEVLQGCAAEPFVVTSSRRSVWPQLTTRIREWETRRQRERFNGWIPATVMALAVALMVGVSLPSIHEAFLGSDSTASTSVDLFETTARFRFSDDRKPSIPGTAVNAPRNTPVNYTPDQW, encoded by the coding sequence ATGATGGATTGTCGGCAGGTGAAATCGTTGCTTTCTCTCTGGATCGGACAGGATCTTCCAGATGCGGCCACGACGAACGGTGTCGCCAAGCATTTGGAGGAGTGTCTGGAATGTGCGCAGCGACGAAACGAGTTGCAACATAGCCTGGAAGTTCTGCAAGGATGCGCAGCCGAACCGTTCGTTGTGACATCGTCGCGCCGAAGTGTCTGGCCTCAATTGACAACTCGCATCCGCGAATGGGAAACGCGTCGGCAGCGCGAACGATTTAATGGCTGGATTCCAGCGACGGTGATGGCGCTCGCCGTCGCGTTAATGGTTGGCGTGTCGCTCCCTTCGATTCACGAGGCGTTCTTGGGAAGTGATTCCACTGCTTCGACATCGGTGGATCTGTTCGAGACGACAGCCCGGTTTCGTTTCTCGGATGATCGAAAGCCGAGTATTCCAGGTACGGCCGTGAATGCTCCGCGTAACACTCCGGTGAACTACACACCGGACCAGTGGTGA
- the hemC gene encoding hydroxymethylbilane synthase, which yields MQHFPRTTLKIATRSSLLALWQSNYIADLIRQVAPHVSVELVHISTTGDRDQTETLRALGSFGVFTREVQVAILDGRADLAVHSLKDLPTDGPAELTLAATPVRGLTHDALILPTGSMGRTLADVPTGARIGTGSPRRQAQLRFLRPDLSLSEIRGNLDTRLKKLDSGEYDAIVLAAAGLTRLGWENRIQSEIAPPDMYPAVGQGAVGVECRTDDSDLRSLLMRVTDGPTWSSVTAERSLLSTLRAGCHAPLGVRTQVVGNALQLEAVVLPLDGHRRWMAHASADVSKAKELGQTVAGLLVSQGVERILHASL from the coding sequence TTGCAACACTTTCCCCGCACGACGTTGAAGATCGCCACTCGTTCAAGTCTGCTCGCTTTGTGGCAGTCAAACTATATTGCCGATCTGATTCGCCAGGTGGCGCCACACGTCTCCGTTGAATTGGTGCATATTTCCACGACGGGTGATCGCGATCAGACGGAAACCTTGCGGGCACTCGGAAGTTTTGGAGTGTTCACGCGCGAAGTACAGGTGGCGATCCTGGACGGTCGTGCCGACCTCGCCGTCCATAGTTTGAAGGATTTGCCGACGGATGGTCCCGCAGAATTAACGCTCGCCGCGACGCCCGTTCGAGGACTGACGCACGACGCGTTGATTCTGCCCACTGGCTCAATGGGGCGAACGCTAGCTGATGTTCCGACGGGTGCTCGAATTGGAACGGGTAGTCCTCGCCGTCAGGCGCAGCTCCGTTTCTTGCGTCCCGATCTGAGTCTTTCCGAGATCCGTGGCAACCTGGATACGCGGCTGAAGAAGCTGGATTCAGGCGAATACGATGCAATTGTCCTTGCCGCCGCAGGGCTTACCCGACTCGGTTGGGAGAATCGCATCCAGTCTGAGATCGCGCCGCCCGACATGTATCCGGCAGTGGGACAGGGGGCAGTCGGGGTTGAGTGTCGGACGGATGATTCGGATCTTCGTTCGTTGCTGATGCGGGTCACTGATGGCCCCACCTGGTCCAGTGTCACCGCTGAGCGAAGCCTGCTTTCGACATTGCGAGCGGGTTGCCATGCGCCACTTGGTGTTCGAACCCAGGTGGTCGGGAATGCGTTACAGTTGGAGGCGGTCGTGTTGCCTTTGGACGGTCATCGCCGCTGGATGGCTCATGCGTCCGCGGATGTTTCGAAGGCGAAAGAACTCGGTCAAACCGTAGCCGGTTTACTGGTTTCACAAGGTGTCGAGCGAATTTTGCACGCGAGTCTGTAA
- a CDS encoding HAD family hydrolase produces the protein MIVFFDIDDTLIDHSRAMQFAVRQIHQQYQLSSQRNQFEEAWRLAHFRHYPRYLRGEITYDALRRIRVRETVAPDLDDQQADALFETYLLAYRANWMLFDDVSFCLQQLSSRHLGIISNGPADEQRNKLHDMKIAPHFSMILISADCRIPKPRREIFQIACQKARVRVEDAIYVGDHPEIDAVASQKAGLRAIWLNRSNRDSHPQSIETIHSLRELPRLVS, from the coding sequence ATGATTGTGTTCTTCGACATCGACGATACGTTAATCGACCATAGTCGTGCGATGCAATTCGCTGTGAGACAAATTCATCAACAGTATCAACTTAGCAGTCAACGAAATCAATTTGAGGAAGCGTGGAGACTCGCTCACTTTCGCCACTACCCTCGCTATTTGCGAGGTGAGATCACTTACGACGCGTTACGGCGTATCCGCGTGCGCGAAACGGTTGCCCCAGATCTGGATGATCAGCAAGCAGACGCTTTGTTCGAGACGTACCTCTTGGCATATCGTGCCAATTGGATGTTGTTCGACGACGTCAGTTTTTGCCTGCAACAGCTGTCAAGTAGACACTTGGGAATTATTTCGAACGGTCCGGCGGACGAGCAGCGTAATAAACTTCATGACATGAAGATCGCACCCCATTTTTCGATGATCTTGATTTCCGCAGATTGCCGAATTCCGAAACCCCGTCGTGAAATCTTTCAAATCGCTTGCCAGAAGGCACGCGTCCGGGTTGAAGATGCGATTTACGTTGGCGATCACCCAGAAATCGATGCCGTCGCCTCTCAAAAAGCAGGCCTGCGAGCCATCTGGCTCAATCGATCAAATCGAGACTCGCATCCACAATCCATTGAGACAATCCATTCGCTGCGCGAGCTGCCTCGTCTCGTGTCCTAA
- a CDS encoding FHA domain-containing protein, whose product MPAFLVPVDANQSLIPLEKAIVLIGRQSDCDVSLTNSRKISRKHCCIAQVNETLIIRDLGSTNGVFLNGNRVEKEAMITVGDEITIGDIHFTLRSEIPATAKAGGAKNGKGTEKPNASPRGVPPIPPPVPAASRKPLLIPSSAELNLKFDEESSDEQPTTPRPRRS is encoded by the coding sequence ATGCCGGCCTTCCTGGTTCCCGTCGACGCCAATCAAAGCCTGATTCCATTGGAAAAGGCCATTGTGTTGATTGGACGGCAATCCGATTGCGACGTATCACTGACGAACAGCCGAAAGATTTCACGCAAGCATTGTTGCATCGCGCAAGTCAACGAGACGTTGATCATCCGTGACCTGGGCAGTACGAACGGCGTGTTTCTGAACGGCAATCGGGTGGAAAAAGAAGCGATGATCACCGTGGGCGATGAGATCACCATTGGTGACATTCATTTCACGCTTCGAAGCGAGATCCCTGCGACTGCAAAAGCTGGTGGGGCCAAAAACGGCAAAGGGACGGAGAAGCCGAACGCAAGTCCACGCGGTGTGCCTCCGATTCCGCCGCCGGTGCCCGCGGCTTCTCGCAAGCCATTGTTGATCCCTTCGAGTGCCGAGTTGAATCTGAAATTCGACGAGGAATCGTCGGATGAACAACCGACTACGCCCCGTCCGCGACGTTCGTAA
- a CDS encoding ATP-binding response regulator encodes MTTPATEPVYFLLVDDLEENLLALEGLLRRDGLKLLLARSGVEALELLLRHDIALALIDIQMPAMDGFELAELMRGTERTRRVPIIFLTAGSTDRSRRFRGYEAGAVDFLEKPLETHILRSKAEVFFELFRQRQEVAQQRDELKSATEEITRLLKESRQYSQALQEADQRKDEFLAMLAHELRNPLAPVRNAVEILRLEGLAKSDVAQAREIISRQVSHMARLVDDLLDVARIARGKVRLRSERCDLATVVRQTAEDYRATITEAGVELQVTVPDDRIDVEGDPIRLAQVVGNLLHNARKFTPGGGRVRVRAERDASTWQAVVIVEDTGSGLDETVKKRLFEPFSQADQTFERDKGGLGLGLALVRGLIELHSGTVTAESPGPGRGSTFTLRLPLAEPQAETPDSPDVVVAETTQSRLRILLVEDNRDAALTLKLLLTLMGHQVAVAFDGPDGLAQARLFLPEVVISDLGLPGGLDGYALAEALRAEAALSPVYLVALSGYGQDDDQRRALCAGFDRHLVKPVEQHKLAAALDSAMKRRASIVH; translated from the coding sequence ATGACGACGCCTGCGACAGAACCCGTCTATTTCCTGCTCGTCGATGACCTCGAAGAGAATCTCTTGGCACTGGAGGGATTGCTGCGTCGAGATGGCCTGAAGCTCTTATTAGCACGTTCCGGCGTCGAAGCACTTGAGTTACTGCTCAGGCATGACATCGCGCTGGCGCTCATTGACATTCAAATGCCTGCAATGGATGGCTTTGAACTTGCCGAACTCATGCGAGGAACGGAGCGGACGCGTCGCGTGCCGATCATTTTTCTGACGGCGGGAAGTACGGACAGGAGCCGCCGATTTCGTGGATACGAGGCTGGCGCTGTCGATTTTTTGGAGAAGCCGCTGGAGACGCATATTCTTCGGAGTAAGGCGGAGGTTTTCTTCGAATTGTTTCGGCAGCGGCAGGAGGTCGCACAGCAACGAGACGAACTGAAATCGGCGACCGAAGAGATCACTCGATTGCTCAAAGAGAGCCGACAGTATTCGCAAGCACTTCAGGAAGCGGATCAGCGAAAGGATGAATTCCTGGCAATGCTGGCGCATGAACTGCGGAATCCATTGGCGCCAGTGCGAAATGCCGTCGAAATTCTGCGTCTGGAAGGGTTGGCAAAGTCGGACGTGGCCCAGGCACGTGAGATTATTTCACGGCAGGTGTCACATATGGCCAGGCTGGTAGACGATCTGCTTGATGTCGCTCGCATCGCTCGAGGGAAAGTTCGGTTACGATCGGAACGCTGCGATTTGGCCACGGTCGTGCGTCAGACGGCGGAAGACTATCGCGCCACAATTACCGAGGCGGGGGTCGAGCTGCAGGTGACCGTGCCAGATGATCGAATCGACGTCGAGGGTGATCCAATCCGGCTCGCTCAGGTCGTCGGAAATCTGCTTCACAACGCGCGCAAGTTCACGCCTGGTGGTGGACGGGTGCGCGTGCGAGCGGAGCGTGATGCGAGCACGTGGCAAGCCGTTGTTATCGTTGAGGATACAGGTTCTGGCCTGGACGAAACCGTGAAGAAGCGGTTGTTCGAACCGTTCTCGCAGGCGGATCAAACATTCGAACGTGACAAAGGGGGGCTTGGGTTGGGGCTTGCACTCGTCCGCGGACTGATCGAGTTGCATTCAGGGACTGTGACGGCTGAAAGTCCTGGCCCCGGTCGAGGTTCAACCTTCACGCTTCGCTTGCCACTGGCCGAGCCTCAAGCAGAAACGCCGGATTCACCAGACGTCGTGGTCGCGGAGACAACTCAATCCCGATTGCGAATTCTGCTTGTCGAGGATAATCGCGATGCCGCGCTCACGCTAAAACTCTTACTCACATTGATGGGCCATCAAGTTGCCGTTGCCTTTGATGGGCCCGATGGGCTCGCCCAAGCGCGTCTGTTCTTACCGGAAGTCGTCATTTCTGATCTCGGGCTGCCGGGAGGCCTCGATGGCTACGCTCTTGCCGAAGCGTTGCGGGCGGAAGCGGCGCTTTCGCCCGTCTACTTAGTCGCGCTCAGCGGCTACGGACAGGACGATGACCAACGTCGCGCGCTGTGTGCGGGATTTGATCGCCATCTCGTAAAGCCCGTTGAGCAGCACAAGCTCGCCGCAGCTCTTGATTCGGCGATGAAACGCCGCGCATCGATTGTCCATTGA
- a CDS encoding MOSC domain-containing protein, giving the protein MPVETLTSLLNTLPQQGRLRWIGVRPARLTPVQSVEKAILFVGRGIEGDHRFGGRIGSKRQVTLIQYEHLQAVASLLHRDDVAPELARRNLVISGLNLLALKGKQFRIGEVCLEYSGPCEPCSRMESVLGPGGYNAMRGHGGITAKVIVGGTIHVGDAMRAIPSPQSQSSPR; this is encoded by the coding sequence ATGCCTGTGGAAACGTTGACAAGCCTACTCAACACACTTCCACAGCAGGGCCGACTGCGCTGGATTGGAGTGCGCCCCGCACGATTGACACCGGTACAGTCTGTCGAAAAGGCCATACTTTTCGTTGGCCGCGGGATCGAAGGTGATCATCGGTTCGGTGGCCGAATCGGCTCAAAACGGCAGGTCACGCTCATTCAGTACGAGCATCTACAAGCCGTTGCATCGCTTTTGCATCGAGACGATGTCGCGCCAGAACTTGCCCGTCGTAATCTGGTGATCTCGGGCCTGAATTTATTGGCCCTTAAGGGTAAGCAATTTCGCATTGGCGAGGTCTGCCTCGAGTATAGCGGCCCCTGCGAACCTTGTTCACGCATGGAATCGGTCCTGGGTCCCGGTGGTTACAATGCGATGCGTGGTCACGGTGGCATCACCGCAAAGGTCATTGTCGGGGGCACAATTCACGTCGGCGACGCGATGAGGGCAATCCCCTCGCCACAATCTCAATCCTCACCTCGATGA
- a CDS encoding heavy metal translocating P-type ATPase: MSDSLPQLNILSDSNIDPVCGMAVDPAHSAGSFAHEGTTYHFCSTSCLQRFRANPQSFLSKVNDAAPREPHPHTRSCCHGHATPSVTSSSTKKYFCPMCDGVESDVPGDCPKCGMALERNPAWVALDSTPPIYTCPMHPEIQMDHPGDCPICGMALERQTITAAPAVEEDTELRDLTTRLWIGGLLTLPVFVMAMTHLLPFNVAWADSSIARWTQFALTTPVVGWAGWPFFRRGGRSLISGHWNMFTLISLGVGAAYFFSVIAMLVPGVFPHTMQHGGHVPIYFEAAAVIIVLVLFGQVLELRARSQTGSAIQALLRLAPPIARRIGVNGDQEVPLDQVKVGDLLRVVPGDRIPVDGEVIEGSSFVEESMMTGEPLPVEKKAGGNVTGGTVNGRGSFVMRADRVGRDTMLGQIVEMVAQAQRSRAPIQRVADQVAGVFVPAVLAISVITFALWLWLGPEPKLAYAIVNAIAVLIIACPCALGLATPMSIMVGIGRGAQEGVLVKNAEALERLEQVTTLVFDKTGTLTEGQPTLTEVLPQPGFDANDLLRVVASLEIHSEHPIAAAVVRGAKSQQLELVSTSDFHSVTGAGIVGTVDGHSVIVGKRDLLHAQPIPGLDRLESIAAPFQEQGQTSMFAAVDGQPAGILIVSDPVKGTTRQALEQLRALGLDLVMLTGDNQRTADAVAKSLGIENVRAEVEPAEKAKAIAELHSSGEKVAMAGDGINDAPALSAADVGIAMGTGTDVAIQSAGITLIKGDLRGIVKAVRLSRLTMSNIRLNLFFAFIYNVLGVPVAAGILYPMFGVLMSPMIAGAAMSLSSVCVVGNALRLRNAKL; encoded by the coding sequence ATGTCTGATTCACTTCCCCAACTGAATATCTTGTCGGATTCGAACATCGATCCGGTATGCGGGATGGCGGTCGATCCAGCTCACTCTGCCGGCTCATTTGCCCACGAAGGGACAACGTACCATTTTTGCAGCACGTCATGCCTTCAGCGTTTTCGGGCCAATCCCCAATCGTTTCTGTCGAAAGTCAATGATGCCGCACCGCGCGAACCTCATCCTCACACAAGAAGTTGCTGCCATGGACACGCCACACCTTCAGTGACGTCATCCAGTACCAAGAAGTACTTCTGCCCAATGTGCGACGGAGTTGAATCCGACGTTCCAGGTGACTGTCCGAAATGCGGCATGGCGCTTGAGCGCAATCCCGCCTGGGTTGCCTTGGATTCGACGCCCCCAATCTATACCTGTCCGATGCACCCCGAAATCCAGATGGACCATCCCGGAGATTGCCCCATCTGTGGAATGGCGTTGGAGCGCCAAACCATCACAGCAGCCCCTGCCGTCGAGGAAGACACAGAACTGCGCGATCTGACAACCCGGCTGTGGATCGGCGGACTCCTCACGCTGCCGGTTTTCGTGATGGCAATGACACATCTATTGCCATTCAACGTTGCCTGGGCGGATAGTTCGATTGCGCGATGGACTCAATTTGCGCTGACAACGCCCGTGGTGGGATGGGCGGGATGGCCATTCTTCCGCCGGGGCGGCAGATCGTTGATCTCCGGCCACTGGAACATGTTTACCCTGATCTCCCTCGGCGTCGGTGCAGCATATTTCTTTAGTGTCATCGCAATGTTGGTTCCGGGGGTGTTTCCCCACACCATGCAGCACGGGGGCCACGTCCCGATCTATTTCGAAGCCGCAGCCGTCATCATTGTGCTGGTACTCTTCGGACAAGTACTGGAACTGCGAGCCCGAAGCCAAACGGGCAGTGCAATTCAGGCACTCTTGCGACTGGCACCACCCATTGCACGTCGTATTGGTGTCAACGGCGACCAAGAAGTTCCTCTGGATCAAGTCAAAGTAGGTGACCTGCTTCGCGTCGTTCCCGGTGACCGAATTCCCGTTGACGGAGAAGTCATCGAAGGAAGCTCGTTCGTCGAAGAGTCGATGATGACAGGCGAACCCTTGCCGGTCGAGAAGAAGGCGGGGGGCAACGTCACCGGGGGAACGGTCAACGGACGCGGCAGTTTCGTCATGCGCGCGGATCGGGTTGGTCGCGACACGATGCTCGGACAAATTGTTGAGATGGTCGCTCAGGCCCAGCGAAGTCGTGCACCAATTCAACGCGTCGCCGATCAAGTTGCAGGAGTGTTTGTGCCTGCCGTCCTCGCAATTTCGGTCATCACATTCGCGTTATGGCTGTGGCTTGGCCCAGAGCCGAAACTCGCGTATGCCATCGTCAATGCGATCGCCGTCCTGATCATTGCTTGCCCCTGCGCACTGGGTCTCGCAACACCGATGTCAATCATGGTTGGTATCGGTCGCGGCGCACAAGAAGGAGTCTTGGTCAAGAATGCGGAAGCGCTCGAGCGACTGGAACAGGTCACGACTCTTGTATTCGACAAGACCGGGACGCTGACCGAAGGTCAACCCACACTGACGGAAGTCCTCCCCCAACCCGGATTCGATGCGAACGATCTCCTTCGGGTTGTGGCATCACTCGAAATTCACAGCGAACATCCGATCGCCGCCGCCGTTGTCCGCGGCGCCAAATCTCAGCAACTTGAACTCGTCAGCACCTCTGATTTTCATTCTGTAACTGGCGCCGGGATTGTGGGAACCGTTGATGGCCACTCTGTCATCGTCGGAAAGCGAGATCTGCTGCATGCGCAACCGATTCCCGGCCTGGATCGACTTGAATCGATCGCAGCCCCATTTCAAGAGCAGGGCCAGACAAGCATGTTTGCGGCGGTGGACGGCCAACCCGCGGGAATTCTGATTGTCAGCGATCCCGTGAAGGGGACCACCCGCCAGGCACTCGAACAACTACGGGCGCTCGGGCTGGATCTGGTAATGCTGACCGGGGACAACCAGCGAACGGCCGATGCCGTCGCCAAGTCACTGGGAATCGAGAACGTCCGAGCCGAGGTCGAACCAGCAGAGAAAGCGAAAGCCATTGCAGAGTTGCACTCGAGCGGCGAGAAGGTCGCAATGGCCGGCGACGGAATTAATGACGCCCCGGCGCTAAGTGCGGCCGATGTTGGAATCGCGATGGGCACAGGAACCGACGTGGCGATCCAAAGCGCGGGAATCACCCTGATCAAAGGGGATCTCCGCGGAATCGTCAAGGCGGTTCGCCTAAGCCGCCTGACCATGTCAAACATCCGACTGAACCTATTCTTCGCCTTCATCTACAACGTGCTCGGTGTCCCCGTCGCAGCGGGAATCCTGTATCCGATGTTCGGCGTGCTGATGAGTCCAATGATTGCAGGAGCCGCAATGAGTCTCAGTTCCGTGTGCGTGGTCGGCAACGCCTTGCGATTGCGTAACGCGAAACTCTAA
- a CDS encoding CheR family methyltransferase, which yields MADKTDDIELRLLLEAIFRKYHYDFRGYSMASVKRRLTQARDHFGCSTFSQLQDRVLHDSSVLPELLSYLTVQVSELFRDPDYFRAIREQVVPHLRTYPSLKVWVAGCSAGEELYSMAILFREEGLEEKTLFYGTDINPDALKRAEAGVYPLERIPLFTENHRKSGGKSSLSDYYTAAYGAAVFDKSLRQRAVFSDHSLVSDAVFAEVQLISCRNVLIYFDLGIQDRAVGLFSDSLVRKGFLGLGAKESLRFSRHSESFVEFSRDEKIYQKRGTV from the coding sequence GTGGCAGATAAAACGGACGATATTGAACTGCGGCTTCTGCTCGAGGCCATTTTCCGAAAGTACCACTATGACTTTCGGGGGTACTCGATGGCATCCGTAAAGCGTCGGCTGACTCAAGCCAGAGACCATTTCGGTTGTTCGACATTCTCACAATTGCAGGATCGCGTCTTGCACGATTCGTCGGTGCTTCCGGAATTGCTGTCGTATCTGACCGTACAGGTCAGCGAGCTGTTTCGTGATCCGGACTACTTTCGAGCGATTCGCGAACAAGTCGTGCCTCACCTGAGGACCTATCCTTCGCTTAAGGTGTGGGTCGCGGGTTGTAGCGCGGGCGAGGAACTCTATTCGATGGCGATCCTCTTTCGAGAAGAGGGTTTGGAAGAGAAAACTCTCTTTTATGGGACTGATATTAATCCCGATGCGCTGAAACGGGCTGAAGCGGGCGTCTATCCACTTGAACGCATTCCCTTGTTCACAGAGAATCACCGCAAATCAGGCGGAAAGTCATCGCTTTCCGACTACTATACCGCGGCGTATGGCGCCGCGGTCTTTGATAAGTCACTAAGACAACGTGCTGTCTTTTCGGATCATAGTTTGGTTTCGGATGCCGTATTCGCAGAGGTCCAGTTGATTTCATGCCGAAATGTGTTGATCTATTTCGATCTCGGGATTCAGGATCGGGCGGTCGGTCTCTTCTCTGATTCATTGGTTCGCAAGGGATTTCTGGGATTGGGAGCCAAAGAGAGCTTACGATTCTCACGACACTCTGAGTCCTTTGTGGAATTCTCGCGAGACGAAAAGATCTATCAAAAGCGAGGCACCGTATGA
- a CDS encoding RNA polymerase sigma factor codes for MQNIMTQPQGGISGVDEATAATHESRLVEDARRGSQSAFGELVTRYERRLIRVILQFVKSQELAEDLTQEAFLKAYQRLGQFDASRRFGPWLFRIGVNQTLDYLRRRKRRGWWLLFSERGTERDPDPAIADPRQQLDLEQEVAAVLEQIPENYRVVLILRELQNFSTCDIAAILGRKEATVRWRLAEARSMFHDLWVKRRDGATGVACPISMDEVPAVERDSSQPSGRKVTTRKGKEVE; via the coding sequence ATGCAGAACATTATGACACAACCGCAGGGCGGAATATCAGGCGTGGACGAAGCGACCGCCGCGACGCATGAGTCGCGGCTGGTTGAAGATGCGCGCCGCGGCAGCCAATCGGCCTTCGGTGAATTGGTGACGCGCTACGAGCGTCGACTGATTCGAGTCATTCTTCAGTTTGTGAAGAGTCAGGAACTGGCCGAGGATCTGACGCAAGAGGCATTCTTGAAGGCGTACCAGAGACTTGGGCAGTTCGATGCGTCTCGAAGGTTCGGTCCGTGGCTATTTCGAATTGGCGTCAATCAGACTCTAGATTACTTGCGTCGGCGTAAGCGTCGCGGTTGGTGGTTGTTATTTTCCGAGCGGGGAACGGAACGCGATCCAGATCCGGCAATTGCTGATCCACGTCAGCAACTGGATCTCGAGCAAGAGGTCGCTGCCGTTCTGGAGCAGATTCCCGAGAACTATCGCGTGGTTTTGATTTTGCGTGAGTTGCAGAACTTTTCGACATGCGACATCGCCGCCATCCTGGGGCGAAAAGAAGCGACCGTTCGTTGGAGGCTCGCTGAGGCTCGTTCGATGTTTCACGATTTGTGGGTGAAACGACGTGATGGCGCAACGGGCGTGGCGTGTCCGATTTCGATGGATGAAGTTCCAGCTGTTGAGCGAGATTCATCGCAGCCAAGCGGTCGCAAGGTGACGACTCGAAAGGGTAAAGAGGTCGAATAA
- a CDS encoding chemotaxis protein CheB, with amino-acid sequence MNALSRERQPAPVAVPPEAVVIGASAGAVEALSVLLPALPGDFPLPVLTVVHLPSDRKSLLASVLKSKCQMDVREVEDKEPMESGTVYFAPPDYHLLVEADLRLSLSSEAPVLFSRPSIDVLFESAADIFGPALIGVILTGANCDGSRGLRAVTDAGGVALVQRPDQAQAKTMPQAALEACHTARSLSIPEIAVFLQEAVTRK; translated from the coding sequence ATGAACGCGTTGAGTCGCGAGCGACAGCCTGCCCCCGTGGCGGTACCTCCGGAGGCCGTCGTCATTGGAGCGTCCGCTGGGGCGGTCGAAGCGCTCTCGGTCCTCTTGCCCGCGCTTCCTGGCGACTTCCCATTGCCAGTCTTGACTGTCGTGCATTTACCCTCGGATCGAAAGAGCCTCTTGGCGAGTGTCTTGAAATCAAAGTGCCAAATGGATGTGCGGGAGGTCGAAGACAAAGAGCCTATGGAATCGGGGACCGTGTATTTCGCTCCACCGGATTATCACTTGCTCGTGGAGGCCGACCTTCGTCTGTCGCTTTCCAGCGAAGCTCCAGTGCTTTTCTCGCGACCATCGATTGATGTCTTGTTTGAATCGGCTGCGGATATCTTTGGCCCGGCTTTGATCGGTGTCATTCTGACTGGGGCGAATTGTGACGGGTCGCGAGGTTTAAGAGCAGTGACGGATGCAGGCGGCGTCGCGCTCGTGCAACGACCGGATCAGGCCCAGGCGAAGACCATGCCTCAGGCGGCGCTGGAAGCGTGCCACACCGCTCGATCGCTCAGCATCCCCGAAATTGCGGTCTTTCTACAGGAGGCCGTAACTCGAAAATGA